The following nucleotide sequence is from Paeniglutamicibacter kerguelensis.
TCCACGTGGCGGCAACCTCTGCGGAGGGGGCCACCGTCAAGGTCCGGGTCTTGGGCGCTTCGGGCGAGGTGGCAGTCCCCGGCGGCGGGGAACTGGTCGTCGCCTCCAACGCGACGGCACGGCTGCCGCTGACAGGTCTCCCGTCCGGGGCCTACACGGTCGTGGTCGAGGGGGATTCGGCGGTGAGCGCGGCGGTGAAAATGGTGCGCGGAACCAAGGCCGGGGAACCGATGGACCAGGCCTGGGTCCCCGGCGCGGCACGGATCGGCAGCGAACACCTGGTGGTCCTGCCGGAGTTCGGCAATGCGAAGCTGGTGCTCAACGCGCCGGCGGACAGCGCCACGGTCACCGTCCGGCCGCTGGGCAAGGACGGCTCACTGGGCGCGGAAAAGAAGATCGAACTCTCGGGTTCCAAGACGGTGACGTTGTCGCCCGGCGACCTGGGCTCGAACGTGGCGGCCCTGGTGCTCTCGGCCGGCGGCGCCCCGAGCTACGCGGCAACGGTCATCGAGGAAGGCCCCGTCGGCATTGCCGTGGTTCCGCTGGGCGACGCCCCGGTGGGACGCGAGGGCGTCCAGGTGCAGCTGCGCCACTAGGCGGGCGAACCTAGTCGCCGAACCCGTTGCCCCATCCCCGGTAGCCGGGGTCGATGTCCTGCGGGTCCATGGCCCACAGCTCGGCCAGTTGTTCGACGACCGCCGTGTGCACAAACTCGGCCAACTCGGCGGGGGCCGGGCAGGCCTGCTCGATGGGGCGCCGGTACACGGTGATGCGCTCGGGCCGGTCCGGGCGCCCCGGACGGCTGGTGGCCCACGGCACGCGCGTGCCGGTGGCCTGCGCCTTGGCCAGGACCTTGGCGTTGGGCACCAGCATCAGGCGGAAGTCGATGGCTGTCACCCGCTCGCTCCACCGGTCGGCCAGGCGTTCGGCGGATTCGACCAGCAGGTCCTCGAAGTGCTCCTCGCGGGTGCGCGAACCGGGCAGCCGCGCATCGAGCATCGGCCCGCGCCGCCCGCGCCCGTGGCGGTTGCGTTTGCGTGCGCTGAAACCGCGCCACGCACCCTGCTCGGAGCCCTGCCCGGGTTCCTCCGGATCGAGGGAATCTAGGTCGATCGACAGGTTTTTGTCCATGCCCCAAGACTAGGCCAGCCCGCGCTCCTTGGCAGCGCCTCGACACCGCATTGACACTGCATTGACCCGGCCCGGCGGTGCGTCGAGGCAAACGCCGCGGAACCGGGTAGTCTGTCTAACCGTGGGATCTTCCAGACTTTGTTCACGTTCGGCGTGCCGTCAACCGGCCATTGCGACTTTGACGTATGTGTATGCCGACTCAACCGCAGTGTTGGGCCCGCTGGCCACCTATGCGGAGCCGCATTGCTATGACTTGTGCGCCACCCATGCCGCACGCTTGACCGTGCCCCTGGGTTGGGAAGTGCTGCGTTTGGCATTGCCGAGCGAGGCGCCGTTGAGCAGCGACGACCTGTACGCGCTGGCACGTGCCGTGCGGGAAAAGGAAGCCCATGCCCCCGTCGAACCGGCCGGGGAAATCCCCGCCCCGCGCACCTCGCCCCCGGCGATCGAACCGGGCTCCGGCGCGCATTTGACGCGCAGGCACCTGCGCGTACTGCGTGAGGGGAACATGGAGCCCTAAACTGGGTTGCATGTCGAATCTTTCCACTGAACTTTCCTCCCTGCTCCGCTGCCCCCTGACGGGCTCGCCGCTGGAGCAGTCCGGCGCCGCGCTGGTTTCCACCGGGACCGGCGAAAACAGCGAACGCTACAGCTACCCGATCGTCGAGGGCATCCCGATGCTGTTGGCCCAGGAAGCCACGGAGATCCCCGCCGATACCGGGGCCGGCCCCGCGTCCACGGGGGAGTGAACCGGCGATGGGCATCGATTTCCGGGTCGCCGACCTTTCGCTGCACTCTGCCGGACGCCACCAGATCCGCCTGGCCGAGCATGAAATGCCGGGACTGATGTCCCTGCGCACCGAATTCGCCGAATCCCAACCGTTGGCCGGTGCCCGCATTGCCGGGTCCCTGCACATGACGGTGCAGACAGCGGTGCTCATCGAAACCCTGGTGGCCCTCGGCGCGCAGGTGCGCTGGGCCTCCTGCAACATCTTCTCCACTCAGGACGAGGCCGCAGCCGCCGTGGTGGTGGGCTCCGGAACCCCGGAAAACCCAGCCGGCGTCCCGGTGTTCGCCTGGAAGAACGAATCCATCGAAGACTACTGGTGGACCGCCGAACAGATCCTCACCTGGCCCGGGGCCGCCGAGGACCCGGAGCTGGGCCCCAACCTGATCTTGGACGACGGCGGGGACGCCACCATGCTGGTGCACCTGGGCGCACAATACGAGGCCGCCGGCGCGGTGCCCGGCCCCGGGGCCGCCGAAAGCCACGAGCACGGCATCGTGCTTGGGACCCTGCGGGCCACCCTGGCCAAGGACCCGGCCAAGTTCACGCGCATCGCCGGGCGCATCCTGGGTGTCAGCGAGGAAACCACCACCGGGGTCCTGCGCCTGAACCAGATGGCCGCCGCCGGCACGCTGCGCTTCCCGGCGATCAACGTGAACGACTCGGTCACCAAGTCCAAGTTCGACAACAAGTACGGCATCCGCCACTCGCTGCCCGACGGCATCATGCGCGCCACCGACGTGCTGATCGGCGGCAAGGTCGTTGTCATCTGCGGCTACGGGGACGTGGGCAAGGGCGCCGCGGAGGCCATGCGCGGGCAGGGGGCCCGTGTCATCGTCACCGAGATCGACCCGATCTGCGCGCTGCAGGCCGCGATGGACGGCCACCAGGTGGCGCGGCTGGAGTCGGTGCTCGCCCGGGGCGACATCTTCGTGACCACCACCGGCGGCAAGGACATCATCACCGCGGCCCACATGCAGGGCATGAAGAACAAAGCGATCGTGGGAAACGTGGGCCACTTCGACGACGAGATCGACATGGCGGGGCTCGCCAGGGTTCCCGGCGTCCGCAAGGTGGAGATCAAGCCGCAGGTCCACGAATGGGTCCTCGACGCCGGCACCGGGGCGGAACGCTCCATCATCGTGCTTTCCGAGGGGCGCCTGCTGAATCTGGGCAACGCCACCGGCCACCCGTCGTTTGTGATGTCCAACTCCTTCACCAACCAGGTCATCGCCCAGATCGAGCTGTTCACCAAGGCCGGAACGGGCGCCTACGCCAACGGGGTCCATGTGCTGCCGAAGATCCTGGACGAGAAGGTCGCCCGGCTGCACCTCGCCGCCCTGGGCGTGGAACTGACGGTGTTGAGCCCGGCCCAGGCCGCGTACCTGGGGCTCGATGCCGCGGGCCCGTACAAGCCGGAAACGTACCGCTACTGAGCAACGGCCAGCCCGTCCCGGCCCGCCGCAAGGGAGGGCGAACCGGTGCCGTCCATCCGACACGCTGGGTCGCGAACGCCGCCGTGAACCGGGGGTTGGGCACTTGTCTCGATAGGCTTGCACTGTGGTGTGTTCCGGGCCCGGCAAGTATGCTTCAGCCCCTCGCACAGGCACGTCGCCAATTGTCATAAGTTGTGAGGGAGAACATGGCCGAGCAGGACGAACCCCAGGCAGGTAATCCGGAGCCCCGGACGGCGCAACCGGCGGAATCGGGCGCAGGAGCAGCGGTTCTGGCCGCCGAGACCGCCAGGGTTCCGGCCAAGGCCGAGCCCATGCCACTGAGTGCTGCGGCCGCGGCCGCAGCGGCGAAGATCGAAGCGACAATCGCCGCCTCCCGTGCAGCAGCGACGGCCAAGGGATCCGCGGCCACCCCGATGCTGCTTCCGGAGGTCGAGTCCCCGGTGGAACCCGTGGACGAGCCGGTCGAGCACCAGCTGCCCGCAACCCTCCCGGCGGCGCCGAACCCCGCCATCAGCGCCGCGGCCGCCGCGGCGTCCAACATCGCGGCCACCGCCGGCCCCGCACCCAAGGCGGCCTCAGCGGCCCCGGCCCACGACCCGCTGGAGATCGAGGACGTCATCGCCCAGATCCCCGTCGAACCACTGCCCGTGCCGGCCCGGCAGCAAACCCCGGCCCCGACTGCCCCGACACCTGCCGAGCCGACCCTGAAGGCCCCGGAAACCCGTGCGATGCCGAGTGCTGGCGCTGCCGGACCTGTCGCTGCAGGATCCGCAGCCGACGGCTCGGCCGCGGCAAGTGCTGCGCTGACGGCCTCCGCGGTCGCCGAGGCCCGCAACCGGGTCTTTGGCGCGTACACGCCGGTTCCGGAACCGACCCGTGCCGCCCGTGAGCGCCGTGCCGCACGCGAGGCGGCCCTCGGGGCAAAGCCGCCGTTGGCCCGGACCCTGCAGGTCCTGCTGGCCGTCGCCTACCCGTTTGTGTTGCTGATCCTGGCCATCCGGTTGATCGCCAGCCCCGTCTTCCTCTGGATCGCCTACCAGCGCCCCGGTTTCCCGGCTGACGGCTTCGGCTTCAGCACCGCGGACAGGATGACCTACGGTTCCTACGGCGTCGACTACCTGAACAACTTTGCGGGCCCCCGCTACCTCGGCGAGCTGCGTGACCCGCTGGGCAACCCGCTGTTCCTGAACACCGAGGTCCAGCACATGCTGGACGTCAAGAACGTCATCTCCACCACCTACCTGGCGGGCCTGCTGCTTGCGGTACTCGTGGTGGTGGCCCTCGTCTACCTGGGCAAGCGCTACGCCGGCGGCATCCGCCGCGGGCTCTTCGCCGGAGCCGTCGCCACCCTGGCGCTGTTCGCCGTGCTGTGCACGCTGGCGGCGCTGGGCTGGGAAGCCTTCTTCACCGGCTTCCACCAGGTCTTCTTCGCCAACGGCACCTGGACGTTCAACTACTCGGACACGCTGATCCGCCTCTACCCGCCGCAGTTCTGGGTTGACGCCGCGATCGCCATCGCGGTCCTGGTGGTGCTCACCTCGGCCGCCACGCTCCTTGCCACCTGGCCGACGGCCAAGCGCCGGGAGGCCTCTCGGCTGCGCCAGGAAGCCCGGGTCTTCGGGCTGAAGTAGCAAGCAGGCCAAACAACGATTTGGCCAAACAGCGAGGGGCCGTGCCGGGTCCGGGGTTTTGATCCCCGGACCAGGC
It contains:
- a CDS encoding DUF3499 domain-containing protein, encoding MGSSRLCSRSACRQPAIATLTYVYADSTAVLGPLATYAEPHCYDLCATHAARLTVPLGWEVLRLALPSEAPLSSDDLYALARAVREKEAHAPVEPAGEIPAPRTSPPAIEPGSGAHLTRRHLRVLREGNMEP
- a CDS encoding metallopeptidase family protein — translated: MDKNLSIDLDSLDPEEPGQGSEQGAWRGFSARKRNRHGRGRRGPMLDARLPGSRTREEHFEDLLVESAERLADRWSERVTAIDFRLMLVPNAKVLAKAQATGTRVPWATSRPGRPDRPERITVYRRPIEQACPAPAELAEFVHTAVVEQLAELWAMDPQDIDPGYRGWGNGFGD
- a CDS encoding TIGR01906 family membrane protein, which translates into the protein MAEQDEPQAGNPEPRTAQPAESGAGAAVLAAETARVPAKAEPMPLSAAAAAAAAKIEATIAASRAAATAKGSAATPMLLPEVESPVEPVDEPVEHQLPATLPAAPNPAISAAAAAASNIAATAGPAPKAASAAPAHDPLEIEDVIAQIPVEPLPVPARQQTPAPTAPTPAEPTLKAPETRAMPSAGAAGPVAAGSAADGSAAASAALTASAVAEARNRVFGAYTPVPEPTRAARERRAAREAALGAKPPLARTLQVLLAVAYPFVLLILAIRLIASPVFLWIAYQRPGFPADGFGFSTADRMTYGSYGVDYLNNFAGPRYLGELRDPLGNPLFLNTEVQHMLDVKNVISTTYLAGLLLAVLVVVALVYLGKRYAGGIRRGLFAGAVATLALFAVLCTLAALGWEAFFTGFHQVFFANGTWTFNYSDTLIRLYPPQFWVDAAIAIAVLVVLTSAATLLATWPTAKRREASRLRQEARVFGLK
- a CDS encoding Trm112 family protein; this translates as MSNLSTELSSLLRCPLTGSPLEQSGAALVSTGTGENSERYSYPIVEGIPMLLAQEATEIPADTGAGPASTGE
- the ahcY gene encoding adenosylhomocysteinase, with product MGIDFRVADLSLHSAGRHQIRLAEHEMPGLMSLRTEFAESQPLAGARIAGSLHMTVQTAVLIETLVALGAQVRWASCNIFSTQDEAAAAVVVGSGTPENPAGVPVFAWKNESIEDYWWTAEQILTWPGAAEDPELGPNLILDDGGDATMLVHLGAQYEAAGAVPGPGAAESHEHGIVLGTLRATLAKDPAKFTRIAGRILGVSEETTTGVLRLNQMAAAGTLRFPAINVNDSVTKSKFDNKYGIRHSLPDGIMRATDVLIGGKVVVICGYGDVGKGAAEAMRGQGARVIVTEIDPICALQAAMDGHQVARLESVLARGDIFVTTTGGKDIITAAHMQGMKNKAIVGNVGHFDDEIDMAGLARVPGVRKVEIKPQVHEWVLDAGTGAERSIIVLSEGRLLNLGNATGHPSFVMSNSFTNQVIAQIELFTKAGTGAYANGVHVLPKILDEKVARLHLAALGVELTVLSPAQAAYLGLDAAGPYKPETYRY